One window from the genome of Paraconexibacter algicola encodes:
- a CDS encoding YchJ family protein, with protein MPLLGAPRPPVGCPCGSGAPYADCCGPLHRGRRAGSPTAPTAERLMRSRYSAYVVEDVDYLLATWHPSTRPVRLVLDDGDAWLGLEVLAATEDTVRFVARHRDGALHEHSTFVREDGHWYYVSARS; from the coding sequence GTGCCGCTGCTCGGCGCCCCGCGACCGCCGGTCGGCTGCCCGTGCGGCAGCGGCGCTCCGTACGCGGACTGCTGCGGGCCGCTGCACCGCGGCCGCCGCGCCGGCAGCCCGACCGCGCCGACCGCGGAGCGGCTGATGCGCTCCCGCTACAGCGCCTACGTCGTCGAGGACGTCGACTACCTGCTCGCCACCTGGCACCCGTCGACGCGACCGGTCCGGCTCGTCCTCGACGACGGCGACGCCTGGCTGGGGCTCGAGGTCCTCGCCGCCACCGAGGACACCGTCCGGTTCGTCGCCCGCCACCGCGACGGGGCGCTCCACGAGCACAGCACGTTCGTGCGCGAGGACGGGCACTGGTACTACGTCTCCGCGCGCTCCTGA
- a CDS encoding aldehyde dehydrogenase family protein, protein MASVEEQVVETNGSAPEGSQIPVENPATGQVIAHVPDMGADEVKEMARKARAVQPAWEALGFEGRGRILKRMQKWVLDNRDEIIAVIRSETGKTYEDAQLAEISYGAAAFGFWADNAPVYLADEKVKSANVLVKGKKLITRYKPLGLVGVIGPWNYPLTNSFGDCIPALAAGNAVILKPSEVTPLTSLKLLEGLRECGVPEHVFQVATGRGGTGAALTDEVDMIMFTGSTATGKKVMQRAAETLTPVSLELGGKDPLIVLADADLERAANSAIYWGMFNGGQTCISVERVYVEEPVYDAFVAKVTEKARALRQGSGEMGTADVGSMTFPPQVDIVERHVEDAKAKGAKVLVGGKRGSGAGYWFEPTVLVDVDHTMECMTEETFGPTLPIMKVSDAEEAIRLANDSPYGLGASVYGKDVHRAEAVGRRLESGAVCINDSLVNYTALELPMGGAKASGLGTRHGAGGIRKYCQQQAIVVTRFAMKKELYMYPYNSRVTKLLGKTFNLLYGRGKRD, encoded by the coding sequence ATGGCGAGCGTCGAGGAGCAGGTCGTCGAGACGAACGGGAGCGCGCCCGAGGGGTCGCAGATCCCGGTCGAGAACCCGGCGACCGGCCAGGTCATCGCGCACGTCCCCGACATGGGGGCGGACGAGGTCAAGGAGATGGCGCGCAAGGCCCGCGCCGTCCAGCCCGCGTGGGAGGCGCTCGGCTTCGAGGGCCGCGGGCGCATCCTCAAGCGGATGCAGAAGTGGGTCCTGGACAACCGCGACGAGATCATCGCGGTCATCCGCTCGGAGACCGGCAAGACCTACGAGGACGCGCAGCTCGCCGAGATCTCCTACGGCGCGGCCGCGTTCGGCTTCTGGGCCGACAACGCCCCGGTCTACCTGGCCGACGAGAAGGTCAAGTCCGCGAACGTCCTGGTGAAGGGCAAGAAGCTCATCACGCGCTACAAGCCGCTCGGCCTCGTCGGCGTGATCGGCCCGTGGAACTACCCGCTGACGAACTCCTTCGGCGACTGCATCCCGGCGCTGGCCGCCGGCAACGCGGTCATCCTCAAGCCGTCCGAGGTCACGCCGCTGACGTCGCTGAAGCTCCTCGAGGGGCTGCGCGAGTGCGGTGTCCCCGAGCACGTCTTCCAGGTCGCCACCGGCCGTGGCGGCACCGGCGCCGCGCTGACCGACGAGGTCGACATGATCATGTTCACCGGCTCGACCGCCACCGGCAAGAAGGTCATGCAGCGCGCGGCCGAGACGCTGACGCCGGTCTCGCTGGAGCTCGGCGGCAAGGACCCGCTGATCGTCCTCGCCGACGCCGACCTCGAGCGGGCCGCCAACAGCGCGATCTACTGGGGCATGTTCAACGGCGGCCAGACCTGCATCTCGGTCGAGCGCGTGTACGTCGAGGAGCCCGTCTACGACGCGTTCGTCGCGAAGGTGACCGAGAAGGCCCGCGCACTGCGCCAGGGCTCCGGGGAGATGGGCACGGCGGACGTCGGCTCGATGACCTTCCCGCCGCAGGTCGACATCGTCGAGCGGCACGTCGAGGACGCGAAGGCCAAGGGCGCGAAGGTGCTCGTCGGCGGCAAGCGCGGCTCCGGTGCCGGCTACTGGTTCGAGCCGACGGTCCTGGTCGACGTCGACCACACGATGGAGTGCATGACCGAGGAGACGTTCGGCCCGACGCTGCCGATCATGAAGGTCTCCGACGCGGAGGAGGCGATCCGCCTGGCCAACGACTCCCCGTACGGCCTCGGCGCCTCGGTCTACGGCAAGGACGTGCACCGCGCGGAGGCCGTCGGCCGCCGCCTCGAGTCCGGTGCCGTCTGCATCAACGACTCGCTCGTCAACTACACGGCGCTGGAGCTGCCGATGGGCGGCGCGAAGGCGTCGGGCCTCGGCACCCGGCACGGCGCCGGCGGCATCCGCAAGTACTGCCAGCAGCAGGCGATCGTCGTCACCCGCTTCGCGATGAAGAAGGAGCTGTACATGTACCCGTACAACTCCCGCGTCACGAAGCTCCTGGGCAAGACGTTCAACCTCCTCTACGGGCGCGGCAAGCGCGACTAG
- a CDS encoding peptidylprolyl isomerase, with protein MSTTEGEIVFELFDADAPKTVQNFKDLAGKGFYDGLIFHRVIKDFMIQGGCPQGTGTGGPGYTFEDEFNDHKVVRGALAMANAGPNTNGSQFFIVTIGAAEWLDGKHTVFGQVTSGMDVVDKIEGTQTDARDRPVEPMGIQTVTITD; from the coding sequence ATGAGCACCACCGAGGGCGAGATCGTCTTCGAGCTCTTCGACGCGGACGCGCCGAAGACCGTCCAGAACTTCAAGGACCTCGCCGGGAAGGGCTTCTACGACGGCCTGATCTTCCACCGGGTGATCAAGGACTTCATGATCCAGGGCGGCTGCCCGCAGGGCACCGGCACCGGTGGCCCGGGCTACACGTTCGAGGACGAGTTCAACGACCACAAGGTCGTCCGCGGTGCGCTCGCGATGGCGAACGCCGGCCCGAACACCAACGGCTCGCAGTTCTTCATCGTCACCATCGGCGCCGCCGAGTGGCTCGACGGCAAGCACACGGTCTTCGGCCAGGTCACGTCCGGGATGGACGTCGTCGACAAGATCGAGGGCACGCAGACCGACGCGCGCGACCGCCCGGTCGAGCCGATGGGCATCCAGACGGTCACGATCACCGACTGA
- a CDS encoding ATP-binding protein — protein sequence MIAIVSGGGLAFLVALVLIAALVAAVRRPLDDLVGASARLAGGEDDARVREDGPDELRLLARSFNQMAGDVQDAATRLRRERDRLDVTVRSLGDALVQTDADGRVVSANPRAGELVPELAVGTVLDAASAPAELAQALEGEVVVEQDETRTLAITAARLPEQGGVVWTIRDVSERARLERLKSEFVATASHELRSPLTSIKGFVELLASGEDLQPRQREFLDIVLVSTNRLVDLVNDLLDVARVEAGRLEIHRRPTALHEVVQEVTTLFGPRLATKRQRLSVDVPEDLPRAHADPARVRQILTNLLTNAHLYTQEGGAISITGRADGRSAVRFDVADDGRGMSREEIATVFDRFVRVGGEGDRTTGSGLGLSIVKSLVDLHEGRVDVESAPGVGTTFSVRLPVSSAVGTAGAARDALRGKRVLVVDDEEDVARLVAERLVDFGVQTEIARDGAGALERLRAERFDAVTLDILMPGMSGFEVMRALRADPDLARLPVVVVSVFSGREALSGEWVVSKPIDPGELADALGAAVLADRVRVLAVGRPEIRDELDRGLTALGIEHEWATSPQEATARCAQRYYEVALVDAGLPDAAQVIAGLDLRGRRLRRSVVVFGSADDEISGYARLDAEPVPISDAGAVVLGLLDAPVGSRAQDG from the coding sequence GTGATCGCGATCGTCAGCGGCGGCGGTCTGGCGTTCCTCGTGGCGCTCGTGCTGATCGCCGCGCTGGTCGCCGCCGTGCGCCGCCCGCTGGACGACCTCGTCGGCGCGAGCGCCCGGCTGGCCGGCGGCGAGGACGACGCGCGCGTGCGCGAGGACGGCCCGGACGAGCTGCGGCTGCTGGCCCGCTCGTTCAACCAGATGGCCGGGGACGTGCAGGACGCGGCGACGCGGCTGCGGCGCGAGCGCGACCGCCTCGACGTCACCGTCCGCAGCCTCGGCGACGCGCTCGTGCAGACCGACGCCGACGGCCGCGTGGTGAGCGCCAACCCGCGCGCGGGCGAGCTCGTCCCCGAGCTGGCGGTCGGCACCGTCCTCGACGCGGCGAGCGCGCCCGCCGAGCTCGCGCAGGCGCTCGAGGGCGAGGTCGTCGTCGAGCAGGACGAGACCCGCACGCTCGCGATCACCGCGGCGCGGCTGCCCGAGCAGGGCGGGGTCGTCTGGACGATCCGCGACGTGTCCGAGCGCGCCCGGCTGGAGCGGCTGAAGAGCGAGTTCGTGGCGACCGCGTCGCACGAGCTGCGCAGCCCGCTCACGTCGATCAAGGGCTTCGTCGAGCTGCTCGCCTCCGGCGAGGACCTGCAGCCGCGCCAGCGGGAGTTCCTCGACATCGTCCTCGTGTCGACGAACCGGCTCGTCGACCTCGTCAACGACCTGCTCGACGTCGCCCGGGTCGAGGCCGGCCGGCTGGAGATCCACCGGCGTCCGACCGCGCTGCACGAGGTCGTGCAGGAGGTGACGACGCTGTTCGGTCCGCGGCTGGCGACGAAGCGCCAGCGCCTGTCGGTCGACGTCCCCGAGGACCTGCCGCGCGCGCACGCCGACCCGGCCCGCGTCCGGCAGATCCTCACGAACCTCCTCACCAACGCGCACCTGTACACGCAGGAGGGCGGCGCGATCTCGATCACGGGGCGCGCCGACGGGCGCTCCGCGGTGCGGTTCGACGTGGCCGACGACGGGCGCGGCATGAGCCGCGAGGAGATCGCCACCGTGTTCGACCGCTTCGTGCGCGTCGGCGGCGAGGGCGACCGCACGACCGGCTCCGGGCTCGGCCTGTCGATCGTCAAGTCGCTCGTCGACCTGCACGAGGGCCGGGTCGACGTCGAGAGCGCTCCCGGCGTCGGGACGACGTTCTCGGTGCGGCTGCCGGTGAGCAGCGCGGTCGGCACGGCGGGCGCGGCGCGCGACGCGCTGCGCGGCAAGCGGGTGCTCGTCGTCGACGACGAGGAGGACGTGGCGCGCCTGGTCGCCGAGCGGCTGGTGGACTTCGGCGTCCAGACCGAGATCGCCCGTGACGGCGCCGGCGCGCTGGAGCGCCTGCGCGCGGAGCGGTTCGACGCGGTGACGCTCGACATCCTGATGCCGGGCATGAGCGGGTTCGAGGTGATGCGCGCGCTGCGCGCCGACCCGGACCTCGCGCGGCTCCCGGTGGTCGTGGTGTCGGTCTTCTCGGGCCGCGAGGCGCTCTCGGGCGAGTGGGTGGTCAGCAAGCCGATCGACCCGGGCGAGCTCGCCGACGCGCTCGGGGCCGCGGTGCTCGCCGACCGGGTGCGCGTGCTCGCGGTCGGGCGCCCGGAGATCCGCGACGAGCTCGACCGCGGCCTCACCGCGCTGGGGATCGAGCACGAGTGGGCGACCTCGCCGCAGGAGGCGACCGCGCGGTGCGCCCAGCGCTACTACGAGGTGGCGCTGGTGGACGCCGGACTGCCCGACGCCGCGCAGGTGATCGCCGGCCTGGACCTGCGCGGGCGGCGGCTGCGCCGCTCGGTCGTGGTGTTCGGCAGCGCCGACGACGAGATCTCCGGGTACGCGCGCCTGGACGCGGAGCCGGTGCCGATCAGCGACGCGGGCGCGGTGGTGCTCGGGCTGCTCGATGCACCGGTCGGCAGCCGCGCGCAGGACGGATAG
- a CDS encoding HD-GYP domain-containing protein: MDDTLDELATLRHQLQTHERLAADKERQLERYAADLRETFKQERARTEQLRASYMATVRALANAVERRDAYTGKHAERVAAYGLEFARAAGLKLAEDPEIEFGFLLHDVGKVGVPDAILFKPAPLDDAERRLMERHPVIGDEILREIDFLGVAKEVVRSHHERWDGTGYPDGLAGEAIPPAARIFAVADTLDALTTARPYRPGRSFAVAREIIVAGSGTQFDPAAVEAYGQVSDERLREIHDELS, from the coding sequence ATGGACGACACCCTCGACGAGCTCGCGACGCTGCGCCACCAGCTCCAGACGCACGAGCGGCTGGCGGCGGACAAGGAGCGCCAGCTGGAGCGCTACGCCGCCGACCTGCGCGAGACGTTCAAGCAGGAGCGTGCCCGCACCGAGCAGCTGCGTGCCTCCTACATGGCGACCGTGCGGGCGCTCGCCAACGCGGTCGAGCGCCGTGACGCGTACACGGGCAAGCACGCGGAGCGCGTCGCCGCCTACGGGCTGGAGTTCGCGCGCGCGGCGGGGCTGAAGCTCGCGGAGGACCCGGAGATCGAGTTCGGCTTCCTCCTGCACGACGTCGGGAAGGTCGGGGTGCCGGACGCGATCCTGTTCAAGCCCGCGCCGCTGGACGACGCCGAGCGGCGGCTGATGGAGCGCCACCCGGTGATCGGCGACGAGATCCTGCGGGAGATCGACTTCCTCGGCGTCGCGAAGGAGGTCGTGCGCTCCCACCACGAGCGCTGGGACGGCACCGGCTACCCGGACGGGCTGGCCGGGGAGGCGATCCCGCCCGCCGCACGCATCTTCGCGGTCGCGGACACGCTCGACGCGCTGACGACGGCGCGTCCGTACCGGCCGGGGCGCAGCTTCGCGGTCGCGCGCGAGATCATCGTGGCGGGCTCGGGCACGCAGTTCGACCCGGCCGCGGTCGAGGCGTACGGCCAGGTGTCCGACGAGCGGCTGCGCGAGATCCACGACGAGCTGAGCTGA
- a CDS encoding response regulator → MPKTVLIVDDDPFIRKLIATTLEDVAGFELHEAADGEEALEVADATTPSIVFLDIDMPRRDGISTCAELRRRPAGADATIVMLTAAAGSEYEAGSRAAGADLFLTKPFSPLDLLRLVDELGAS, encoded by the coding sequence GTGCCGAAGACCGTCCTGATCGTCGACGACGACCCGTTCATCCGCAAGCTCATCGCGACGACGCTCGAGGACGTGGCGGGCTTCGAGCTGCACGAGGCCGCCGACGGCGAGGAGGCACTCGAGGTCGCGGACGCCACCACCCCGTCGATCGTGTTCCTCGACATCGACATGCCGCGACGCGACGGCATCAGCACGTGCGCGGAGCTGCGTCGCCGTCCGGCGGGCGCCGACGCGACGATCGTCATGCTGACCGCCGCCGCAGGCTCCGAGTACGAGGCGGGCTCGCGTGCGGCGGGCGCCGACCTCTTCCTCACCAAGCCGTTCAGCCCGCTCGACCTGCTGCGCCTCGTCGACGAGCTCGGCGCCTCCTAG
- the pdxY gene encoding pyridoxal kinase PdxY produces the protein MNVLSIQSHVAYGHVGNASATFAMQRLGVEVWPVHTVQFSNHTGYGDWTGRVFDGPFVDELLDGITARGVLPSCNGVLSGYMGSADVGSAILAAVDRVRAANPQARYCCDPVIGDVGRGVFVRPGIPELMRDQAVPRADVVTPNHFELDYLSGIESRTRSALADALAAVHALGPSTILATSVHLEDTPPDAIDLVVSQDGATWRVRTPKLDVSVNGAGDMIAALFSVQLARTGSPQEALAHAASATYGVLKATADAGSREILLVAAQDQLVTPDRVFAAEPLT, from the coding sequence ATGAACGTCCTGTCGATCCAGTCGCACGTCGCCTACGGGCACGTCGGCAACGCCTCCGCCACCTTCGCCATGCAGCGCCTCGGCGTCGAGGTGTGGCCGGTCCACACGGTCCAGTTCTCCAACCACACCGGCTACGGGGACTGGACCGGCCGGGTCTTCGACGGCCCGTTCGTCGACGAGCTGCTCGACGGCATCACCGCCCGCGGCGTCCTGCCGAGCTGCAACGGCGTCCTGTCGGGCTACATGGGCTCCGCCGACGTGGGCAGCGCGATCCTCGCCGCGGTCGACCGCGTCCGCGCCGCCAACCCGCAGGCGCGCTACTGCTGCGACCCGGTGATCGGGGACGTCGGGCGCGGCGTCTTCGTCCGTCCCGGGATCCCCGAGCTCATGCGCGACCAGGCGGTCCCGCGCGCCGACGTCGTCACCCCCAACCACTTCGAGCTCGACTACCTCTCCGGCATCGAGAGCCGCACGCGGTCCGCGCTCGCCGACGCGCTCGCCGCCGTCCACGCGCTCGGGCCGTCGACGATCCTCGCGACCTCCGTGCACCTCGAGGACACGCCGCCGGACGCGATCGACCTCGTCGTCTCGCAGGACGGCGCCACCTGGCGGGTGCGCACCCCGAAGCTCGACGTCTCGGTCAACGGGGCGGGCGACATGATCGCCGCGCTCTTCTCGGTGCAGCTCGCCCGCACCGGCAGCCCGCAGGAGGCGCTCGCGCACGCCGCGTCGGCCACCTACGGGGTGCTGAAGGCGACCGCGGACGCCGGCTCGCGGGAGATCCTGCTCGTCGCCGCGCAGGACCAGCTCGTCACGCCCGACCGCGTCTTCGCGGCCGAGCCGCTGACCTGA